The genomic stretch TCCTCATCAACGTGTCCGGCTTTGGCCAAGTCGGACCGTATAAGCATCGACCAGCGTATGATCCGATTGGTCAGGCAATGTCAGGCTTGATGAGTTTCACGGGCTTTCCTGATGAGCCGCCAGTCATGACCAATGCCTCGATCATTGATCGTACGACAGCGTTGCATGCGACCATTGGCGCACTAGCGGCGTTACATCGGCGCGACGTAACCGGTGAAGGGCAGTCACTCGATGTGTGTCTGCTTGATTCCGCCTACACCCTGATGGAAATTCCGCTTGCTCAGTATCTGCTGAGTGAGAAAGAGCCACAACGGAATGGCAACCGTGCGGGTGGTATTGCCCCAGCTAACACCTATCGCGCGAAAGATGGGTGGGTGTATCTACTAGCGATTCCGCAAGACATGTTTGGTAAGTTCTGCCGCGCCATTGGTCGCGAAGAGTTGATTACAGATGAGCGTTTCAAGAGTATCGCGGCGCGGGGAGCGCACGCTCTCGATTTGGATAGCCTCGTTGCAGAGTGGGTACGTGATCAAACCGTCGCAGAAGTCGTAGCGACGTTAGAACGCGCGGAAGTACCAGTAGCGCCTGTTCATTCGATTCCCCAAGCCGCACGCGATCCGCACCTGTGGGAGCGGAAGATGTTGGTGGAAGCTGAAGACCCGGAATCGGGGCGTACGTTTGTTCCTGGGCTCACTGTGAAATTCTCCGACTCGCCGGGTGCAGTTGGCCCGATTCCGCGCCCAGGGCAACATAACAATGAGATCTATTGTGACATGCTTGGCTGTACGCCAGATGAGCTAACACGGTGGAAAGAGGAGCGAGTGATTTAGGATGGAGAGCAACTGCGGGTAGCTCCGTATTCTAGTAGTTAGGCAATTTAATTTTGAGGAGTTCAAGTTCGTCATGCCCGCGCAGGCGGGCATCCAGGATCTTCAAGCAAGCGCCGCCGGTTATGCCTCCTGGATTCCCGCATTCGCGGGCATGACGTGTCTCGGCTATCCAGCAAACCCCTCTGAACTGACGACTAGGTGCTATCTCCTCAGAACCGTGACGCCCTCAACTTCACATCTGCCCGGGCCCAAGCCTTACGAAAGCGTTTCTCCATCGCTGCCGCGTCCTTGGTTTTCTTCTGCGCCCGTAAGCTTTGTGCGAGCCCGTATAATGACCAGCCATTATGAGGATTCACTTGTAGATCTTTGCGATACACTTGCTCAGCGTCTTCGGGTCGGTTAGCTGCAAGCAACGCGGCTCCCAAGGATTGTCGTACCGGGAAATACCACGGTGGTGGTTCTTCATACTTCAAGGCGTCTTGTAAGCGGACCGCATCTTCGAGTGAGGTAATGGCTTCGTCGGCTTTTCCTTGCCGAACAGCAATTTCACCCGCAAGCGTGCGCGCGGCAACATTCAAAAGGGCAGTCGCAGAATTCTGCCCAATCATGCGGTCAGCCGGTGTTGTCTCGGCGATCTTCGCGACTTTGGCTTGCTCGCCTGTAGCCTCGTCGAGACGTTTGGTCGCTGCAAAGGCTAAACCTCGTGTGTAGTGCCAAATCGCCGTCGTATAGTGCAACTCCTCTGACGGCGCTGGCTGCTGACGGATCTCTTGCCATTTGCCAAAGCGCGCGAGACCGAAGAGGTAGGTTGGCGGTACGAACTCCACCATAGGCATTTGCTTGACGAACTCAACCGGCATCTGCGCGACGAGCTTGCGTGCCGCCGCCAATGCTTCTTTACTCCGTCCCTCCATACTTGCTGCCGCCCACTGGAAGTGGACGTTGTGCGGGTAATACATGATGCGGTAGACACCCTGAACGTTGTAGGTTTCGAGGTAGTTCTCATCGACTTTCGCCGCACGCGCATTGCTGACATTCGCATCCTTGTACCGACCGATACGCATGTAGATATGTGAGGGCATGTGGACGAGGTGACCCGCACCTGGCGCGACTTTGCCCAAGCGATCGG from Deltaproteobacteria bacterium encodes the following:
- a CDS encoding CoA transferase, coding for MAGCLDGIKVLDLGRYQAGPRCAMILADLGAEVIKVEEPGGDESRGLGRVYWSAYNRGKKSITLNLRSEQGKSLLRALIPKVDMVLQNFRPGVMDAMGFGYETLKQLNRGIILINVSGFGQVGPYKHRPAYDPIGQAMSGLMSFTGFPDEPPVMTNASIIDRTTALHATIGALAALHRRDVTGEGQSLDVCLLDSAYTLMEIPLAQYLLSEKEPQRNGNRAGGIAPANTYRAKDGWVYLLAIPQDMFGKFCRAIGREELITDERFKSIAARGAHALDLDSLVAEWVRDQTVAEVVATLERAEVPVAPVHSIPQAARDPHLWERKMLVEAEDPESGRTFVPGLTVKFSDSPGAVGPIPRPGQHNNEIYCDMLGCTPDELTRWKEERVI